TTATATTGGCATTGGCCGAGCCAGATTTTCGATCGCCGCATGGGTGAGTAACCCAGAGCGTCTATTGGGACAAACCGAGGAGCAGATCGCCCGATTAAAGAATCTGGATATTGCCCAATCCAATTCTACGGAGGATGCTCCAGTGCGGGTGCGGACTCCGGCCGGGGTTGCAGGGGTGCGAGGTACGTCTTTTGGGGTGAATGTGGGCCCAGATGGCAAAACGGCGATTTCCACGATTAAGGGTCAGGTGGGAGTGTTCAGTCAAGGCCGAGAAGAGTTGGTGAATCCGGGATATTATTCGGTGATTAATCCGGAGCAACCACCAACCCTCGAAGAAATTACGCCATCTTTATCTGAATTGAGGGTGCGGAGTATTTCACCAATGGGTAATGGGGCTATAATTCTCGCCCAAGCCGATCCGATGGATATTGTGTATGTGAATAACCGGGAAGTACGCACCGATGCTCAAGGTAAGTTTAGGGTTCGGGTGCGTTCTGGCGATCGCGTGCGGATTGTTCTGCGGGGCCCTTCGGTGCGCGAACGACGTTATATTTTGAATGTGGATGTTAGAGATTAACTTAAACCATAAATTTTAACTGTTCGGCGGCGATTTTCAGTTGCTCCGTACCCGATTTCAGTTGACTAATGCCATCGGTGCTAATTTTAGCGGCTGTATTGAGTTCGTTAATCGCTTGCAAGATTTGGGCGATCGCCTGTTGCTGTTGTTGGGTACTTAAGGAGGTTTCTTGATTATTGACAAAGACTTCCTGAATTGATTGAGTAACCCCCAAAAATGACTCCGCCGTGTTTTTCAGGGTTTTAGTGCTATTTTGCACGGTTACCTTACCGCGATCGGCGATCGTCACCGTATCCCCGATCGCCCCTTGAATTTCATTGACCAAATGATTGATTTTCACGGCTGATTCTCGACTTTCATCAGCGAGTTTACGGATTTCTGCCGCCACGACACCAAACCCACTCCCATATTCCCCAGCTCGCACCGCTTCGACTGCCGCATTGAGAGCTAACATATTGGTTTGGTTGCCTAAATTACTCACCAATTCCGAAATACTGGCAATTTCTTGGGCATATTGGCTCAGTTCTCCAATTTTTGTGGCCATCCCATTGACTTGTTGGTTTAAAGTATTGATGTCCTCCAGGGTATGTTCTGCGGCTTGATTACCCGCTTGGCTCAGTTCCAGCGCATTGGTGGCATTACTCACGGTTGATTCGGCCTGTTGTGCAGATTTTTTGGCTGTTTGACTGAGTTCATCAATGGACATCTTCGTTTGATTTACAGAAACAGCCTGTTGACTGATAATTCTTTCCTGTTCTTGGGCAATGGAGTCGATTTCAGTAGAGGATAGAGCAATAACATCGATCACCTCTTGCAACGCAGCCGTAATCCCTCGGCGAATAATGATAAACCCTGCGGGAGATCCCACCAAGATAGCTACGATTAGGAGAGGGATAAAAACTAATAGGGTTTCTCTGTAAATATTCTCAGCAATTTGCCGTTCTTGACCGGCGACTTGAAGTTGTAATTCGGTTAACCGATCGATCCGTTGTGTAATCGGATCGATCGCCAGATACAGGTCTCCATCCAGACGATCTAATGTGGGGCGATCGCCCGATCTTAGAACTTGTTCTAAATTTTTGATCTCTGGGTTTGCTTGAATAAATAGACGTTGAATTTCCTGCACTAAAGTTTCTTCTTCACGGGTTAAATCTGTTTGGATATAAGCTT
The genomic region above belongs to Roseofilum capinflatum BLCC-M114 and contains:
- a CDS encoding FecR family protein — encoded protein: MKLFDSYIPQMFPTLFRVGLFLSLLSSSFWTQHSSASSAEPPDLVSVTLHPEATVEYNQDLPGIGESLSLQVAQAPRVRSVTVEEIKGTVLFNGRPARVGDRLLNAEDEIITGKHSTARLRIDNQIGLVELAPQTTFQVDTLEGGNRPITGFYIGIGRARFSIAAWVSNPERLLGQTEEQIARLKNLDIAQSNSTEDAPVRVRTPAGVAGVRGTSFGVNVGPDGKTAISTIKGQVGVFSQGREELVNPGYYSVINPEQPPTLEEITPSLSELRVRSISPMGNGAIILAQADPMDIVYVNNREVRTDAQGKFRVRVRSGDRVRIVLRGPSVRERRYILNVDVRD
- a CDS encoding HAMP domain-containing methyl-accepting chemotaxis protein, whose translation is MKLSEKLYLGFGLPLVTLCIVGFYAIYSFNRINYQIQTIYDDRVVPLSQLKRVSDEYAIHIIDAVNKANANQISLMQALVSVQKAQVEIERNWQAYIQTDLTREEETLVQEIQRLFIQANPEIKNLEQVLRSGDRPTLDRLDGDLYLAIDPITQRIDRLTELQLQVAGQERQIAENIYRETLLVFIPLLIVAILVGSPAGFIIIRRGITAALQEVIDVIALSSTEIDSIAQEQERIISQQAVSVNQTKMSIDELSQTAKKSAQQAESTVSNATNALELSQAGNQAAEHTLEDINTLNQQVNGMATKIGELSQYAQEIASISELVSNLGNQTNMLALNAAVEAVRAGEYGSGFGVVAAEIRKLADESRESAVKINHLVNEIQGAIGDTVTIADRGKVTVQNSTKTLKNTAESFLGVTQSIQEVFVNNQETSLSTQQQQQAIAQILQAINELNTAAKISTDGISQLKSGTEQLKIAAEQLKFMV